The following are encoded in a window of Hyalangium minutum genomic DNA:
- a CDS encoding PaaI family thioesterase — protein sequence MSDTPSRPTQAQLDRYAEQFSQSAPMRHLGVRLSFPEGRKVVAAIPELQHHHRGGLGTASAINGAVLAGLFDLVLGCTPALLDPTKRCATLQLSMTFQRPATGNSLRAEAEIDSHGKSTLFASAKILDDQGNVCARAQGVVRLSTQTWSSGDSPSIG from the coding sequence ATGTCCGACACCCCGTCCCGCCCCACGCAGGCCCAGCTCGACCGCTACGCGGAGCAGTTCAGCCAGAGCGCCCCCATGCGCCACCTCGGAGTGCGGCTCTCCTTCCCCGAGGGCCGCAAGGTGGTCGCCGCCATCCCCGAGCTCCAGCACCACCACCGAGGAGGCCTGGGCACCGCCTCGGCCATCAACGGTGCCGTGCTCGCGGGCCTCTTTGACTTGGTCCTCGGCTGCACCCCGGCGCTGCTGGACCCCACCAAGCGCTGTGCCACCCTGCAGCTCTCCATGACGTTCCAGCGCCCCGCCACCGGCAACTCCCTGCGCGCCGAGGCGGAGATCGACTCCCACGGCAAGAGCACCCTCTTCGCCTCGGCCAAGATTCTCGATGACCAGGGCAACGTCTGCGCCCGAGCCCAAGGGGTAGTCCGTTTGTCTACACAGACCTGGAGCTCGGGCGACAGCCCATCCATTGGCTAG
- a CDS encoding metallophosphoesterase — translation MSPRTIVIGDLHGCYDEALELLAKVGATSSDRIIFAGDLVDRGPKRRECVELAMKYEAIQGNHEESHLQQRRRSDDRLSPDHLETRRALEPEHLDYFAKLPLYIRLPEYNAVVVHAGVMPHKPIESQDPYHLLHAQCIQPPEKKSYWPSKAPATHRFWTHHWKGPERVIFGHTVFDKPLVTEHAVGIDTGCVYGRSLTAVVLPSWELVSVPARQSYRGGKDVALFPVHGDVNVFS, via the coding sequence ATGTCTCCCCGAACCATCGTCATCGGCGACCTGCACGGCTGTTACGACGAGGCCCTCGAGCTGCTCGCCAAGGTGGGCGCGACTTCCAGCGACCGCATCATCTTCGCGGGAGACCTCGTGGACCGAGGCCCCAAGCGCCGCGAGTGCGTGGAGCTGGCCATGAAGTACGAGGCCATCCAGGGCAACCACGAGGAGTCGCACCTTCAACAGCGCCGCCGCTCGGACGACCGGCTCTCGCCGGACCACCTGGAGACGCGGCGGGCGCTCGAACCCGAGCACCTGGACTACTTCGCCAAGCTCCCGCTCTACATCCGGCTGCCTGAGTACAACGCCGTCGTGGTGCACGCGGGAGTGATGCCCCACAAGCCCATCGAGTCGCAGGATCCGTACCACCTGCTCCACGCCCAGTGCATCCAGCCTCCAGAGAAGAAGAGCTACTGGCCCTCGAAGGCGCCAGCGACGCATCGATTCTGGACGCACCACTGGAAGGGCCCCGAGCGCGTCATCTTCGGGCACACGGTGTTCGACAAGCCGCTGGTGACAGAGCACGCGGTCGGCATCGACACGGGCTGTGTCTACGGACGCTCGCTCACCGCGGTGGTTCTCCCCTCGTGGGAGCTCGTCTCGGTACCCGCGAGGCAGTCCTACCGGGGCGGCAAAGACGTCGCGCTGTTCCCGGTGCACGGAGACGTGAACGTCTTCTCGTGA
- a CDS encoding RNA polymerase sigma factor, producing the protein MYDQLSDDELFAEVSRRRAAGESFNGPLGALVERWGRPARYVIGKIQASYGRGSPADGDELFQDAVGKFISRGLDQFRGISEHMPGKAASPKTFFLRIVKHVAIDFYRRQREELAPAPSDPDDTMEESPSEMAQAVEKAKRTEERSDAQELYWAAFARLQQEHPKEAGAWELYHHQDVEDHEECARLLNITVVNSYKRVSRAQAYLKLYLLELKQTAEGGD; encoded by the coding sequence GTGTACGACCAGCTCTCGGATGACGAATTGTTCGCGGAAGTCTCCCGACGCCGCGCGGCCGGCGAGTCCTTCAATGGACCGCTCGGCGCGCTTGTCGAGCGGTGGGGCCGTCCCGCCCGTTATGTCATCGGCAAGATCCAGGCCAGCTATGGCCGGGGCTCTCCCGCGGATGGGGATGAGCTCTTCCAGGATGCCGTGGGGAAGTTCATCTCCCGCGGCCTCGACCAGTTTCGCGGCATCTCCGAGCACATGCCCGGCAAGGCCGCTTCCCCCAAGACGTTCTTCCTGCGAATCGTCAAGCACGTCGCCATCGACTTCTACCGGCGGCAGCGCGAGGAACTGGCCCCAGCGCCCAGCGACCCGGACGACACCATGGAGGAGTCTCCTTCCGAGATGGCGCAGGCCGTGGAGAAGGCCAAGCGCACCGAGGAGCGCTCGGACGCTCAAGAGCTCTACTGGGCAGCGTTTGCCCGCCTCCAACAAGAGCACCCCAAGGAGGCTGGCGCGTGGGAGCTGTACCACCACCAAGATGTGGAGGACCACGAAGAATGCGCCCGTCTGCTGAACATCACCGTGGTCAACTCCTACAAGCGCGTCAGCCGCGCGCAGGCCTACCTCAAGCTGTATCTGCTCGAGTTGAAGCAGACAGCCGAGGGAGGGGACTGA
- a CDS encoding endonuclease V, whose protein sequence is MDLKLLHDWNVTPQEAVALQNSLRERLVLRAPSGLRVSRVAGADISTERGNDTGYGAFVVLDAESLAPVSQQGAEAPLGFPYVPGLLSFRELPVLAAAWMRLESAPDLLVFDGQGTAHPRRMGIACHGGLLFGVPSIGCAKSLLVGSHGPLGEERGATAEIRHRGEVIGMAVRTRRGVSPVYVSPGHLMDLPTAVEWVLRLSPRYREPETTRHAHRLVNVLRRQAHGGLQGDVCGQWGRAWSP, encoded by the coding sequence ATGGACCTGAAGCTTCTGCATGACTGGAACGTCACGCCCCAAGAGGCTGTGGCGCTCCAGAACTCCCTGCGTGAGCGGCTCGTGCTTCGAGCTCCCTCGGGGTTGAGAGTGTCCCGAGTCGCCGGTGCGGATATCTCCACCGAGCGTGGCAATGACACCGGGTACGGGGCCTTTGTGGTCCTCGACGCGGAGTCACTGGCCCCTGTCTCTCAGCAGGGTGCTGAGGCCCCGCTTGGCTTTCCCTACGTGCCAGGTCTGTTGTCGTTCCGGGAGCTACCCGTGCTCGCGGCCGCTTGGATGCGCTTGGAGTCCGCGCCCGATTTGCTCGTCTTCGATGGGCAAGGCACAGCTCACCCTCGCCGCATGGGAATTGCCTGCCATGGCGGTCTGCTCTTTGGCGTGCCGTCCATTGGGTGTGCCAAGTCGCTGCTGGTGGGCTCGCACGGTCCCCTAGGTGAAGAACGCGGCGCAACGGCGGAGATCCGGCACCGAGGTGAGGTGATCGGCATGGCGGTGCGGACGCGCCGGGGCGTCAGTCCCGTCTATGTCTCTCCTGGCCACTTGATGGACCTGCCCACCGCCGTGGAGTGGGTCCTTCGCTTGAGCCCTCGCTACCGCGAGCCGGAGACGACACGGCACGCGCATCGGCTCGTCAATGTGCTGCGCCGCCAGGCCCATGGAGGTTTGCAGGGTGACGTGTGTGGCCAGTGGGGAAGGGCATGGTCACCTTGA
- a CDS encoding alpha/beta hydrolase-fold protein, producing MALLGVSLVGCSSEDVAPTPAGGSVDVQFDVAVPASTPCSATVEVVGNDPALGGGKSPGLALKRDVDGHFRGSGTFTVGKVLTYNFVLTHPSAQEPIAFHSYMVENRRNIQRQWTVSKWSVAPDPEHLPTLFVVDVPASTPANSEIWLSGNQESLGNWNGAGVQLAQSYSSERSYVTCLEFSPGTNLEFKATRGSWDSVEKDAQGGEINNRFHRVDAPSTVAAQVGSWRDLVPEEPRPDTLTGNIKYHEVDGSAYGLKNRQLIVWLPSNYDTDTNAHYPVLYMHDGQNLMNVKTSAFGVEWGVDETAQQLVEAGQIEPIIIVGIYNTVDRVLEYTQMPSPPRDGGKADDYGRLLVETIKPLIDSTYRTKPEPEYTGLAGSSLGGLVSMYLGLTHGDTFTRLGVISPSVWWASRDIVSRVNALSDKKPLRIWLDIGTEELGSDADNQETVDDTRLLRDALIAKGWVLDGDLKYLEAEGGRHNEASWRARMDQILKYLYPAH from the coding sequence ATGGCCCTCCTGGGGGTTTCCCTGGTGGGCTGTAGCAGCGAGGACGTCGCCCCGACTCCCGCAGGCGGGAGTGTCGATGTTCAGTTCGACGTGGCCGTGCCCGCCAGCACCCCCTGTAGCGCCACAGTGGAGGTGGTCGGCAATGATCCGGCGCTTGGGGGTGGAAAGTCTCCGGGTCTGGCGCTCAAGCGTGACGTGGACGGCCACTTCCGGGGCTCGGGTACATTCACGGTGGGGAAGGTACTCACCTACAACTTCGTGCTGACCCATCCCTCCGCGCAGGAGCCCATCGCTTTCCACAGCTACATGGTGGAGAACCGCCGGAACATCCAGCGCCAATGGACCGTCAGCAAGTGGTCCGTGGCCCCGGACCCGGAGCACTTGCCTACCCTCTTCGTGGTCGATGTGCCCGCAAGCACGCCCGCGAATTCGGAGATCTGGCTGTCCGGCAACCAGGAGTCGTTGGGCAACTGGAATGGCGCGGGTGTGCAGCTGGCTCAGAGCTACTCGAGCGAGCGCAGTTATGTCACCTGCCTGGAGTTCTCGCCGGGCACCAACCTGGAGTTCAAGGCGACCCGCGGTTCGTGGGACTCGGTGGAGAAGGATGCCCAGGGTGGGGAGATCAACAACCGCTTCCACCGCGTGGACGCTCCGTCCACCGTGGCGGCCCAGGTGGGCTCGTGGCGTGACCTGGTTCCCGAGGAGCCGCGTCCGGACACGCTCACCGGCAACATCAAGTACCACGAGGTGGACGGGTCTGCTTATGGCCTGAAGAATCGCCAGCTCATTGTCTGGCTGCCTTCCAACTACGACACCGACACGAACGCCCACTACCCGGTGCTTTACATGCATGACGGCCAGAACCTGATGAATGTGAAGACGTCTGCCTTTGGTGTTGAGTGGGGCGTGGACGAGACGGCGCAGCAGCTCGTCGAGGCCGGGCAGATCGAGCCCATCATCATCGTGGGCATCTACAACACCGTGGACCGTGTCCTCGAGTACACGCAGATGCCCAGCCCGCCGCGCGACGGTGGCAAGGCGGATGACTACGGTCGCCTGCTGGTGGAGACCATCAAGCCGCTCATCGACTCGACATATCGGACGAAGCCGGAGCCGGAGTACACCGGTCTGGCGGGCTCGTCGCTGGGGGGGCTCGTGTCCATGTACTTGGGCCTCACGCACGGCGACACCTTCACGCGGCTCGGCGTTATCTCTCCCTCCGTTTGGTGGGCCAGTCGAGACATTGTCTCGCGCGTCAACGCGCTCTCCGACAAGAAGCCGCTGCGCATCTGGTTGGACATCGGGACCGAGGAGCTTGGGAGCGACGCGGATAACCAGGAGACCGTGGACGACACTCGGTTGCTGAGGGATGCGCTCATCGCCAAGGGCTGGGTGCTGGATGGCGACCTCAAGTATCTCGAGGCAGAGGGCGGCCGGCACAACGAGGCTTCCTGGCGGGCCCGCATGGACCAGATCCTCAAGTACCTCTACCCGGCGCACTGA
- a CDS encoding VWA domain-containing protein, whose amino-acid sequence MTTKQNTPMIPEAQRGPAERLLELVLNGSAHLWHNRPGLDLNGVWQPAPRGNAAIPAKATRVSPGLFVPAAVKLYRQILDIYKLNTDLMAHFASYALTQTDWRDLKVATCALMLVQGHAGQPVREDDGTVAFFDDDHRAIGEAMILHYERKSTRMLTPKAVLRVAELLETPEIARLNREAGFGDPGSKRPPLGRWKRVAQKWLQAREKNLPMLEGLVKAGFKETLKKLARKAGYKPETQAFFEVLGWKQKQSSGGHRAVGLEGLRLVKRERFDGLSEAEICETIESQKLSFKEVVGRLPKDVGLTPAIMVALLPSLSDRDMRMMTPTLEELGLLSEPTIRARWEKAVQTATDQRALHIAKNVRSKELREKLEEASDNAARQAVAEATAETDVRVMFLIDKSGSMEGAIEQSKEALTRILAGFPLEKLHIASFDTVGTVLKPKVSSRMAVQHMLQGIKASGGTTHAAAVHALHRDGVKVPAEAKLVVIVVGDEAGEAGDQFARAFRECGYTVAALALMVSVASARGNTVRTCAGQLQVPFSEVSVDQFADPYQVPRVLKALLDAPKAAGVSQSGWVERVMRTPLLKAA is encoded by the coding sequence ATGACGACGAAGCAGAACACCCCGATGATTCCGGAGGCACAGCGCGGGCCCGCCGAGCGGCTGCTCGAGCTCGTGCTCAACGGCTCCGCCCACCTGTGGCACAACCGGCCGGGCCTCGACCTCAACGGCGTCTGGCAGCCGGCGCCCCGCGGCAACGCGGCGATCCCGGCCAAGGCGACGCGGGTGAGCCCGGGCCTCTTCGTGCCGGCGGCGGTGAAGCTGTACCGGCAGATCCTGGACATCTACAAGCTCAACACGGACCTGATGGCGCACTTCGCGTCCTACGCGCTGACGCAGACGGACTGGCGTGACCTGAAGGTGGCGACCTGCGCGCTGATGCTGGTGCAGGGCCACGCGGGTCAGCCGGTTCGTGAGGACGACGGCACGGTCGCCTTCTTCGACGACGACCACCGGGCCATCGGCGAGGCGATGATCCTGCACTACGAGCGCAAGTCCACGCGCATGCTCACGCCCAAGGCGGTGCTGCGAGTGGCCGAGCTGCTCGAGACGCCGGAGATCGCGCGGCTCAACCGCGAGGCGGGGTTCGGTGACCCCGGCTCCAAGCGGCCGCCGCTGGGCCGCTGGAAGCGCGTGGCGCAGAAGTGGCTCCAGGCGCGGGAGAAGAACCTGCCGATGCTCGAGGGTCTGGTGAAGGCCGGCTTCAAGGAGACGCTGAAGAAGCTCGCCCGCAAGGCCGGCTACAAGCCGGAGACGCAGGCGTTCTTCGAGGTGCTCGGCTGGAAGCAGAAGCAGTCCAGCGGGGGCCACCGGGCGGTGGGCCTCGAGGGCCTGCGGCTGGTCAAGCGCGAGCGCTTCGACGGGCTCTCCGAGGCGGAGATCTGCGAGACCATCGAGTCGCAGAAGCTCTCCTTCAAGGAGGTGGTGGGCCGCCTGCCGAAGGACGTGGGGCTCACGCCGGCCATCATGGTGGCGCTGCTGCCGTCGCTGTCGGACCGGGACATGCGGATGATGACGCCAACGCTGGAGGAGCTGGGCTTGCTGTCGGAGCCCACCATCCGGGCGCGCTGGGAGAAGGCCGTGCAGACGGCAACGGACCAGCGGGCGCTCCACATCGCGAAGAACGTCCGGAGCAAGGAGCTGCGAGAGAAGCTGGAGGAGGCGAGCGACAACGCAGCCCGGCAGGCAGTGGCGGAGGCGACGGCGGAGACGGACGTGCGGGTGATGTTCCTCATCGACAAGTCCGGCTCCATGGAGGGGGCCATCGAGCAGTCCAAGGAGGCGCTCACGCGCATCCTCGCGGGCTTCCCGCTGGAGAAGCTGCACATCGCGTCGTTCGACACGGTGGGCACGGTGCTCAAGCCGAAGGTGTCCAGCCGCATGGCAGTGCAGCACATGCTGCAGGGCATCAAGGCGTCTGGCGGTACGACGCACGCGGCCGCGGTGCACGCTCTGCACCGGGACGGCGTGAAGGTGCCGGCGGAGGCGAAGCTCGTGGTCATCGTGGTGGGCGACGAGGCGGGCGAGGCCGGCGACCAGTTCGCGCGGGCCTTCCGCGAGTGCGGCTACACGGTGGCGGCGCTGGCGCTGATGGTGAGCGTGGCGAGCGCACGGGGTAACACCGTGCGGACGTGCGCGGGCCAGCTGCAGGTGCCGTTCAGCGAGGTGTCGGTGGACCAGTTCGCGGACCCCTACCAGGTGCCGCGGGTGCTGAAGGCGCTGCTGGACGCGCCGAAGGCGGCTGGCGTGAGCCAGTCTGGCTGGGTGGAGCGCGTGATGCGCACGCCGCTGCTGAAGGCGGCCTGA
- a CDS encoding zf-HC2 domain-containing protein has protein sequence MTEPHLTPSDAEQYILGALDPERERKLEAHTLVCEACARLLQQEAMLEEQLREVASAAPREDNVVRPARWRVARVAAVVVGPAMAAAAALALMVHHPGAAVSQPVEQPSPAVLTLELPMDLPSTVVACPDLTTQESCASEAAARGLLVQYPLGMGEVPRYEGSTGIPAGALSSRPASL, from the coding sequence ATGACTGAACCGCACCTGACTCCGTCTGACGCGGAGCAGTACATCCTGGGTGCGCTGGATCCCGAGCGCGAGCGCAAGCTCGAGGCGCACACGCTGGTCTGCGAGGCGTGCGCCCGGTTGCTGCAGCAGGAGGCGATGCTGGAGGAGCAGCTGCGCGAAGTAGCCAGCGCGGCGCCGCGAGAGGACAACGTCGTACGCCCGGCCCGCTGGCGCGTGGCGCGAGTAGCGGCGGTCGTCGTAGGCCCGGCAATGGCGGCGGCGGCGGCGCTGGCGCTGATGGTGCATCACCCTGGCGCGGCGGTGTCGCAGCCGGTGGAGCAGCCCTCTCCGGCGGTGCTGACGCTGGAGCTGCCGATGGATCTGCCGAGCACGGTGGTGGCGTGCCCGGATCTCACCACGCAAGAGTCCTGCGCGTCGGAGGCTGCGGCGCGAGGGCTGCTGGTGCAGTACCCGCTCGGCATGGGCGAGGTGCCCCGCTACGAGGGGAGCACGGGGATTCCGGCGGGGGCGCTCTCATCGCGTCCCGCGTCCCTGTGA
- a CDS encoding AAA family ATPase, with protein sequence MRFTHIGLENWRNFLEVAVPLEGRVFLVGPNAAGKSNFLDAIRFLRDVADVQGGFQRAVSSRRGVSQIRSLHARRYPNVAVEVMVDLSDGKPWGYRLEFTQDNQRRPVVKREIVTHGDDTLLSRPNSEDKRDPELLTQTHLEQVNTNRRFRELADFFAKVRYLHLVPQLVREPDRSAGRVNDAFGGDFLEQLARAPSKTLKSRLKRITHALRVAVPQLQELDLKRDERGVPHLLGRYKHWRPNAGWQNETQLSDGTLRLLGLLWVFLDGTAPLLLEEPELSLHTAVVRHIPQILARLSRKSDRQVLVSTHSADMLSDPGIGAEEVLVLEPLKEGTRIEVAKDVEQIRSLLEGGMSMAEAVIPRTAPVGAEQLPLFGDAL encoded by the coding sequence ATGCGATTCACCCACATCGGCTTGGAGAATTGGCGCAACTTCCTTGAGGTCGCTGTACCTCTTGAGGGCCGCGTCTTTCTTGTGGGGCCGAATGCAGCTGGGAAGTCCAATTTCCTCGACGCCATCCGCTTCTTGCGCGATGTCGCGGATGTCCAGGGTGGTTTTCAGCGTGCTGTCTCCTCTCGCCGAGGCGTGTCCCAGATCCGCTCCCTGCACGCACGCCGGTACCCGAATGTCGCGGTGGAGGTGATGGTCGATCTCTCCGACGGCAAGCCGTGGGGATACCGGCTGGAGTTCACTCAGGACAACCAACGCAGGCCTGTGGTCAAGCGGGAGATCGTCACACACGGTGATGACACACTGCTGTCCCGGCCCAACAGCGAGGACAAGCGCGACCCTGAGCTCTTGACCCAAACGCACTTGGAGCAAGTCAATACGAACCGGCGGTTTCGCGAGCTGGCGGATTTCTTCGCCAAAGTGCGGTATCTGCACCTTGTTCCTCAACTGGTGCGTGAGCCCGATCGCTCAGCTGGGCGGGTGAATGATGCATTTGGTGGAGATTTCTTGGAGCAGCTTGCGAGAGCGCCCTCCAAGACACTCAAGTCACGATTGAAGCGAATCACTCATGCGCTTCGGGTAGCAGTTCCCCAACTTCAAGAGCTGGATTTGAAGAGGGACGAGCGAGGGGTTCCGCACTTGTTGGGGCGGTATAAGCACTGGCGTCCCAATGCAGGGTGGCAGAACGAGACACAGCTCTCCGATGGGACGCTGCGGCTCCTCGGGTTGCTGTGGGTCTTTCTCGACGGCACAGCCCCCCTGCTGTTGGAGGAACCGGAGCTGTCTCTTCACACCGCAGTTGTCCGCCATATCCCGCAGATACTCGCTCGCTTGAGCCGGAAGAGTGACCGGCAGGTGCTCGTGAGCACCCATAGCGCCGATATGTTGTCGGATCCGGGGATCGGTGCAGAGGAGGTTCTGGTACTAGAGCCTCTCAAAGAAGGGACGCGGATCGAAGTGGCCAAGGATGTCGAGCAGATCCGTTCCCTTCTTGAAGGAGGAATGTCCATGGCCGAGGCAGTCATCCCAAGGACAGCACCCGTGGGAGCAGAGCAACTTCCACTCTTTGGGGATGCGCTGTGA
- a CDS encoding ATP-dependent helicase yields MNPHEAALLEDLNPPQKEAVLHGDGPLLVLSGAGSGKTRVITRRVAHLVTVRRVFPWRILAVTFTNKAAREMRERLTQLLGAQAHELVVSTFHSSAAMILRREAEAVGLTRSFVIYDDGDQLGLVKRAMRDARVEPLLQPREILHRIDQEKNAARLPEDMQVDIDDIRGMVVKKTYQAYQRLLRAANAVDFGDLLLLLVTLFRKRPDVLAKYRQRFSHVLVDEFQDTNPVQYELLRLLAPPPGANLVVVGDDDQSIYRWRGASVDNILGFPQQYPGARVVKLEQNYRSDKNILEAAHAVISHNRRRMPKKLWSERPPGANLDLLINRDERAEAQEVARRVLALQREGFIKYSSMAVFYRANAQSRVLEEAMRLARVPYTLVSGRSFYDRAEVRDAAAYLRLMVNPRSDADLLRVINTPARGIGDTTVERLSDYADAQGISLYEAIERPEKIPALNAAAARRLGGFHVLVSSLNAFAQKAQDAAGAVDEMLKETKLVESLMAEGSDESITRAENLREFLGAAQEFDLNRAAAAVAAAAAQPAEGAEPPPPELDAAPLTADVPPLQAFLEQISLVGEADAEVGEGRVALMTLHAAKGLEFDAVFLTGMEDGVFPHSRSLAVEDPEDSEEMAEERRLCYVGFTRARKRLFISFAQCRSLFGELRYNPPSRFLRDVPQGLFGIEQEVQEAPRPMPSAVAPRRRSYDEDDGPRVDRSYSQAADGEGMGGDVRGMRVRHEQFGVGRIISADGSGPNAKVTVEFGGGVGLKRVIARFLMPG; encoded by the coding sequence GTGAATCCGCACGAAGCCGCCCTGCTCGAAGACCTGAACCCGCCTCAGAAGGAGGCCGTCCTCCATGGGGACGGTCCGCTGCTCGTCCTGTCGGGGGCCGGCAGTGGCAAGACGCGCGTCATTACTCGCCGCGTCGCCCACCTGGTGACGGTCCGCCGCGTGTTCCCCTGGCGCATCCTCGCCGTCACCTTCACCAACAAGGCCGCCCGCGAGATGCGCGAGCGTCTGACACAGCTGCTCGGCGCTCAGGCCCATGAGCTCGTGGTCAGCACGTTCCACTCGTCCGCCGCCATGATTCTCCGCCGCGAGGCCGAGGCCGTGGGCCTGACTCGCAGCTTCGTCATCTATGACGATGGGGATCAGCTCGGGCTCGTGAAGCGCGCCATGCGCGATGCCCGCGTGGAGCCGCTGCTGCAGCCGCGCGAGATTCTCCACCGCATCGATCAGGAGAAGAACGCCGCCCGCCTGCCCGAGGACATGCAGGTGGACATCGACGACATACGCGGCATGGTGGTGAAGAAGACGTATCAGGCCTATCAGCGCCTGCTGCGCGCCGCCAACGCCGTGGACTTTGGCGATCTGCTCCTGCTGCTGGTGACCCTGTTCCGCAAGCGGCCGGATGTGCTGGCCAAGTACCGGCAGCGCTTCTCTCATGTGCTCGTGGACGAGTTCCAAGACACCAACCCTGTCCAGTATGAGCTGCTGCGCCTGCTAGCGCCTCCGCCGGGCGCCAACCTCGTGGTGGTGGGCGATGATGACCAGTCCATCTACCGGTGGCGCGGCGCCAGCGTGGACAACATCCTCGGCTTCCCTCAGCAGTACCCGGGGGCCCGGGTCGTCAAGCTGGAGCAGAACTACCGCTCGGACAAGAACATCCTCGAGGCCGCGCACGCCGTCATCTCTCACAACCGGCGGCGCATGCCCAAGAAGCTCTGGAGCGAGCGGCCCCCGGGCGCGAACCTCGATCTGCTCATCAACCGCGATGAGCGCGCCGAGGCCCAGGAGGTCGCCCGGCGCGTTCTGGCGCTCCAGCGCGAGGGCTTCATCAAGTACTCCAGCATGGCCGTCTTCTACAGGGCCAACGCGCAGAGCCGCGTGCTCGAAGAGGCCATGCGCCTGGCCCGTGTGCCGTACACCCTGGTCAGTGGCCGCAGCTTCTATGACCGCGCCGAGGTTCGCGATGCCGCCGCGTATCTGCGCCTCATGGTCAACCCGCGCTCGGATGCGGACCTGCTGCGCGTCATCAACACCCCGGCCCGTGGCATCGGCGACACCACCGTGGAGCGGCTCTCCGACTACGCCGATGCTCAGGGCATCAGCCTGTATGAGGCCATCGAGCGGCCGGAGAAGATTCCCGCGCTCAATGCGGCGGCCGCGCGGCGGCTGGGTGGGTTTCATGTGCTGGTGTCTTCCCTGAACGCGTTTGCCCAGAAGGCCCAGGATGCCGCGGGCGCCGTGGACGAGATGTTGAAGGAGACCAAGCTCGTCGAGTCCCTCATGGCCGAGGGCAGCGATGAGTCCATCACTCGCGCGGAGAACCTTCGCGAGTTCTTGGGCGCGGCGCAGGAGTTCGACCTGAACCGTGCGGCTGCTGCCGTGGCTGCCGCAGCGGCTCAGCCCGCAGAGGGCGCCGAGCCTCCGCCTCCCGAACTGGATGCGGCTCCGCTTACCGCGGATGTGCCTCCGCTTCAGGCGTTCCTGGAGCAGATCAGTCTGGTCGGTGAGGCGGATGCGGAGGTGGGGGAGGGCCGGGTGGCGCTCATGACGCTGCATGCCGCCAAGGGCCTGGAGTTCGATGCTGTGTTCCTCACCGGCATGGAGGACGGGGTCTTCCCGCACTCGCGCTCGCTGGCCGTCGAGGATCCCGAGGACAGTGAGGAGATGGCCGAGGAGCGGCGCCTCTGCTACGTGGGCTTTACCCGTGCTCGAAAGCGGCTGTTCATCAGTTTCGCGCAGTGCCGCTCTCTCTTCGGTGAGCTTCGCTACAACCCGCCCTCTCGCTTCCTGCGGGACGTGCCGCAAGGACTCTTCGGCATCGAGCAGGAGGTTCAGGAAGCCCCGCGTCCCATGCCCTCGGCTGTGGCTCCGCGCCGCCGCTCGTATGACGAGGACGATGGGCCGCGCGTGGATCGCTCCTACTCGCAGGCCGCCGATGGCGAGGGGATGGGCGGGGACGTGCGGGGCATGCGCGTGCGCCACGAGCAGTTCGGTGTGGGCCGCATCATCTCCGCCGACGGCTCGGGCCCCAATGCGAAGGTGACGGTCGAGTTCGGCGGTGGCGTGGGCCTCAAGCGTGTCATCGCCCGGTTCCTCATGCCGGGCTGA
- a CDS encoding RNA polymerase sigma factor, translating into MERTQKGDEDVSQRALAGDRRAWDALIARHHRRVVVSLLAKGIRVDRAHELAQEAWTRLIQQQQRGLLTELRLPNLAITQAAFLAADDARRARREAITGNVEELPERQHPVDPTVSAERRLLSEEQLARAHEALAGCSPSARNVFLLACDGQELPHAEVAARVGLSVQRVRQILCEVRKKLRTALEEESHD; encoded by the coding sequence GTGGAGCGCACCCAAAAGGGGGACGAGGATGTCTCCCAGCGGGCGCTGGCAGGCGACCGGCGGGCCTGGGACGCGCTCATCGCGCGCCACCACCGGCGCGTCGTGGTATCGCTGCTGGCCAAGGGGATCCGGGTGGACCGGGCCCATGAGCTGGCCCAGGAGGCCTGGACGCGGCTCATCCAACAACAGCAGCGCGGGCTGCTGACGGAGCTGCGCCTGCCCAACCTCGCGATCACCCAGGCGGCCTTCCTGGCCGCGGACGATGCCCGCCGTGCCCGGCGCGAGGCGATCACGGGCAACGTGGAGGAGCTGCCCGAGCGGCAGCACCCGGTGGATCCGACTGTGTCGGCCGAGCGGCGCCTGTTGTCCGAGGAGCAGCTGGCCCGGGCCCACGAGGCCCTCGCGGGGTGCTCGCCGAGCGCCCGTAACGTGTTCCTCCTGGCCTGCGATGGGCAGGAGCTACCCCATGCCGAAGTCGCGGCGCGTGTCGGCCTGTCCGTGCAGCGCGTGCGACAGATCCTGTGCGAGGTGCGCAAGAAGCTGCGAACCGCGCTCGAGGAGGAGAGCCATGACTGA